In one Yoonia rosea genomic region, the following are encoded:
- a CDS encoding putative bifunctional diguanylate cyclase/phosphodiesterase, which produces MRWKSNPLEVVRRPFLLRKPERLWAHYCLALIIVLCLIIFSYVQNRAMVDRGLLAAQAIKRSNGQVLAAQDIIAISDGLVGANAADLAEFDNAVLNFEAVYADLRASQPSWHLFDDNLVDTTQHLHQKTISFLAVAKDFAAAPPDRRFGLNLRLKYVYQQSGLHENLLEVSRVISARFKAEATRFQIQQKAMLLASGLVLLAEALFIFRPAQMSVVSSLKSMRKTTNELRTSQEKLKKMNAQLEHIVRHDPLTGLPNRRSLIEYLDGIKFDKRTDAWSLLLVGLDGFKSINDTIGHDYGDALLIAVGNALKSCVDSEHLVAHVGGDEFVLISNEASEYLIKRIFALLNEPFEISGRRIPINASIGHVAIDDSSRQANDLLADAEIALQFAKNSGGKKAQAFQQHVRDDIGSMQKLQLDLTDAIRNGEIEPWFQPQVRLADGRLHGAEVLVRWRHPTRGLLTPDIFLPAAERAGLMIDLDHAVWKSAMDLARGWQDADVWRPVISLNAAPDTISDPYLIERFLRAVQLSGLEADQVVIEVLETTLINGKDDLASINIDSLAECGIALELDDFGTGYASLSKLTQLPLAGIKLDRSLIAPLPDHAADSVVRAILALAAELGLHVIAEGVEEDAQAAHLKERGCNVGQGYGFGRPMPPKEFTTWLSANAKRTLKAGPDIARIA; this is translated from the coding sequence ATGCGCTGGAAATCCAATCCGCTTGAGGTAGTCAGGCGGCCCTTCTTATTACGCAAGCCCGAGAGGCTATGGGCGCACTACTGCCTAGCGCTCATTATTGTCCTGTGTCTCATCATCTTCAGCTATGTCCAGAACCGTGCGATGGTCGATCGGGGCCTTTTAGCGGCGCAGGCCATCAAACGCAGCAATGGTCAAGTTCTGGCCGCCCAAGACATCATCGCGATTTCCGACGGATTGGTTGGCGCCAATGCTGCGGATCTTGCCGAATTCGATAATGCCGTGCTGAATTTTGAAGCCGTCTATGCCGACTTGCGCGCATCACAACCCAGCTGGCATCTTTTTGACGACAACCTTGTCGACACAACCCAGCACCTGCATCAGAAAACGATATCGTTCCTGGCTGTCGCCAAAGACTTTGCAGCGGCGCCTCCTGATCGGCGCTTCGGTCTGAACCTTCGCCTCAAATATGTTTATCAGCAAAGCGGCCTACACGAAAATCTGCTTGAAGTGTCACGCGTCATCAGCGCAAGGTTCAAGGCCGAGGCAACCCGCTTCCAGATCCAACAGAAAGCCATGCTTCTGGCATCTGGTCTTGTCTTGCTTGCAGAAGCGCTTTTCATCTTTCGACCTGCGCAGATGTCCGTGGTTTCCAGCTTAAAGTCCATGCGAAAGACCACCAACGAGCTGCGCACATCCCAAGAGAAGCTGAAGAAAATGAATGCGCAGCTTGAACATATTGTGCGGCATGACCCGTTGACCGGTTTGCCGAACCGCCGCTCTTTGATCGAATATCTTGACGGTATCAAGTTTGACAAACGAACGGATGCATGGAGCCTACTGCTCGTCGGTCTTGATGGCTTTAAGTCGATCAACGACACAATCGGTCACGATTATGGTGACGCGCTTTTGATCGCTGTGGGCAATGCTTTAAAAAGCTGTGTCGATTCTGAGCATCTCGTTGCACATGTCGGAGGCGACGAATTCGTTCTCATCTCCAACGAAGCAAGCGAGTATCTGATCAAACGGATCTTCGCATTACTGAATGAACCCTTCGAGATATCAGGGCGGCGCATTCCGATTAATGCGAGCATCGGACACGTGGCAATTGACGACAGCAGCCGTCAAGCGAATGACCTGCTAGCAGATGCAGAGATCGCACTTCAGTTCGCCAAGAATTCTGGCGGCAAGAAAGCTCAGGCCTTTCAACAGCATGTGCGGGATGACATTGGGTCTATGCAAAAGCTGCAACTGGACCTGACGGATGCAATCCGAAACGGCGAAATAGAACCTTGGTTTCAACCACAAGTGCGGCTTGCCGATGGGCGGTTGCATGGTGCCGAGGTATTGGTGCGCTGGCGGCATCCCACCCGTGGCCTGCTGACCCCTGACATTTTCTTGCCTGCCGCTGAACGTGCCGGCCTGATGATTGATCTGGACCACGCTGTCTGGAAATCCGCCATGGACTTGGCACGCGGTTGGCAAGATGCCGATGTTTGGCGGCCCGTTATCTCATTGAACGCCGCGCCGGATACGATTTCAGACCCTTATCTCATTGAGCGGTTTTTGCGCGCGGTCCAGCTTTCCGGGCTTGAAGCGGATCAAGTGGTTATCGAAGTACTTGAGACGACGTTGATCAACGGCAAGGATGATCTCGCGTCGATCAACATCGACAGTCTTGCAGAATGCGGTATCGCACTTGAACTTGACGATTTCGGAACCGGCTATGCGTCGCTTTCAAAGTTGACGCAGCTGCCATTGGCGGGGATCAAACTTGACCGGTCGCTGATCGCCCCCCTTCCGGATCACGCAGCAGACAGTGTGGTGCGCGCTATCCTGGCACTTGCCGCCGAACTTGGGCTGCATGTTATTGCCGAAGGTGTTGAGGAAGACGCCCAAGCGGCACATCTGAAGGAGCGTGGGTGCAATGTTGGACAAGGCTATGGCTTTGGAAGACCCATGCCGCCCAAAGAGTTTACCACTTGGCTTTCTGCCAATGCCAAAAGAACGCTGAAAGCAGGGCCGGATATCGCGCGTATCGCATGA